Proteins found in one Bacilli bacterium PM5-9 genomic segment:
- a CDS encoding uncharacterized protein YwqG (product_source=COG3878; cog=COG3878; pfam=PF09234; superfamily=103032), translating into MEQIINNIYNKIACVKNAIVIEESNDSPKPWDSKVGGKAYLLEDDDYPVSMDTGEPFEFLIQINCSNLPENDYFPKKGLLQFFINNEYNYEEDDEPFLIKYIENITIDEKKLDFDLEDDYELDEDDENDEDDDSFNCMIDEEIKVNFKTMNDHVNSTSFEWNEFKQRLAKELYEYKDELEDYESIIENSSYLEDLDFILNDEDVIEVMQASKLLGYPDNFEEDIRLNDSKYHEYILLLQLNPNSDFFENEEEISICWFIHPNDLKNLDFSNVICSYFPK; encoded by the coding sequence ATGGAACAAATTATAAATAATATCTATAATAAAATTGCATGTGTAAAAAATGCAATTGTTATTGAAGAAAGCAATGATTCACCAAAACCATGGGATAGTAAAGTAGGGGGAAAAGCATACTTACTTGAAGACGATGATTATCCTGTCTCCATGGATACTGGAGAACCTTTTGAGTTTTTAATTCAAATTAATTGTAGTAACTTACCTGAAAACGATTATTTTCCTAAAAAAGGATTATTACAATTTTTTATAAATAACGAATATAACTATGAAGAAGATGATGAACCTTTTTTAATTAAATATATTGAAAATATAACTATTGATGAAAAAAAGCTTGATTTCGATCTTGAAGATGATTATGAATTAGATGAAGATGATGAAAATGATGAAGATGATGATTCATTTAATTGTATGATTGATGAAGAAATTAAAGTCAATTTCAAAACAATGAATGACCATGTAAATTCAACATCTTTTGAATGGAATGAGTTTAAACAACGACTTGCAAAAGAGTTATATGAATATAAAGATGAATTAGAAGATTATGAAAGCATTATCGAAAATAGCTCATATCTTGAAGACTTAGATTTTATTTTAAATGATGAAGATGTTATCGAAGTTATGCAAGCATCTAAATTATTAGGATATCCTGATAACTTTGAAGAAGATATTAGATTAAATGATTCAAAGTATCATGAGTATATTTTATTGTTGCAATTAAATCCAAATTCAGATTTTTTTGAAAATGAAGAAGAAATAAGCATTTGTTGGTTTATTCATCCAAATGATTTAAAGAATTTAGATTTTAGTAATGTAATCTGTTCATATTTTCCAAAATAG
- a CDS encoding GntR family transcriptional regulator of abcA and norABC (product_source=KO:K18907; cath_funfam=1.10.10.10,3.40.640.10; cog=COG1167; ko=KO:K18907; pfam=PF00155,PF00392; smart=SM00345; superfamily=46785,53383) yields the protein MKNTNINIDSIKWKPNKNSNTPLYQQIIDYISNMIASGTWLINDTLPSQRALASKFEVNRSTIIYALEELIAYGILESEIGKGTKVISNTWSLLINNDTLNWKTYINAGEFKENIPTIQMINELEFKDYVRLSTGELAPKLFPQEKFQEISKRLASKITSLNYLGPLGLLELREELVKHLAKSNIHTTSDNILITSGSLQALQLLSIAMIKPNSKVYTETPTYLKSLQVFQSAKINLEGISMDIEGIKYWNINDNNEDTLLYTIPDFHNPTGITCSLERRKELLKFASSKRIPIIEDSAYTELYIDKKPPLSLKALDNNNQVLYLGSASKSLAPGLRIGWIVGPQSIIKRLGDVKMQIDYGASSISQWIMYEFLHLNEYDKHLEKIRKELKKRRDDILEYLDNNFSNIASWTIPNGGFYIYLEFNKNISIDLLFKKALTKKILLNPGNVYDYKDSNAIRISYSYEDTKLLKESLNKILDIINTSKEFKL from the coding sequence ATGAAAAATACAAATATTAATATTGATTCAATAAAATGGAAACCAAATAAAAATAGTAATACTCCTTTATATCAACAAATCATTGATTATATAAGCAATATGATAGCAAGTGGTACTTGGTTAATTAATGATACACTACCATCACAAAGAGCGCTTGCTAGCAAATTTGAAGTAAATAGAAGTACCATTATTTACGCTTTAGAAGAATTAATTGCTTATGGAATATTAGAGAGTGAAATTGGCAAAGGTACTAAAGTCATCAGTAATACTTGGTCATTACTTATTAATAATGATACTTTAAATTGGAAAACATATATTAATGCTGGGGAGTTTAAAGAAAATATCCCAACCATTCAAATGATAAATGAGTTAGAGTTTAAAGATTATGTTAGATTAAGTACAGGCGAATTAGCACCAAAATTATTTCCACAAGAAAAATTTCAAGAAATATCAAAACGATTAGCTAGTAAAATAACTTCTTTAAATTATTTAGGACCACTTGGTTTATTAGAGTTGCGTGAAGAATTAGTTAAACATTTAGCAAAGTCAAACATTCATACTACAAGTGATAATATTTTAATAACATCTGGTTCACTTCAAGCTTTACAACTTCTTTCAATTGCAATGATTAAACCAAACTCAAAAGTTTATACTGAAACACCAACATATTTAAAATCATTACAAGTTTTTCAATCTGCAAAAATCAACCTTGAAGGAATTAGTATGGATATTGAGGGAATCAAATATTGGAATATTAATGATAATAATGAAGATACTTTATTATATACAATACCTGATTTTCATAATCCAACAGGAATTACTTGTTCACTTGAAAGAAGAAAAGAATTATTAAAATTTGCAAGTTCAAAAAGGATACCAATTATTGAAGATAGTGCATATACAGAACTATATATTGATAAAAAACCCCCTTTATCATTAAAAGCATTAGATAATAATAATCAAGTATTATATTTAGGAAGTGCATCAAAATCACTAGCACCTGGACTTAGAATTGGTTGGATTGTTGGGCCTCAATCAATAATAAAAAGATTAGGTGATGTAAAAATGCAAATTGATTATGGCGCAAGTTCTATATCACAGTGGATTATGTATGAATTTCTTCACTTGAATGAATATGATAAACACCTTGAAAAAATTAGAAAAGAGCTTAAAAAACGTCGTGATGATATACTTGAATATTTAGATAATAACTTTTCAAACATTGCATCTTGGACTATTCCAAATGGTGGGTTTTACATTTATTTAGAGTTTAATAAAAATATCTCAATTGATTTATTATTTAAAAAAGCTTTAACAAAGAAGATATTACTTAATCCTGGAAATGTTTATGATTACAAAGATAGTAATGCTATTAGAATATCATATTCATATGAAGATACTAAGCTATTAAAAGAAAGTTTAAATAAAATATTAGATATTATTAATACAAGTAAAGAATTTAAATTATAA
- a CDS encoding ribonuclease J (product_source=KO:K12574; cath_funfam=3.60.15.10; cog=COG0595; ko=KO:K12574; pfam=PF00753,PF07521,PF17770; smart=SM00849; superfamily=56281; tigrfam=TIGR00649), whose amino-acid sequence MKKRKNDTAIYCLGGLGEVGKNSYCIEHEDTIILVDAGVKFAGDNALPGIDYVIPDYTYLKENKDKFKALIITHGHEDHIGGIGFLAQIMELEYIYASGLACNLIRKKLNEKKIRNIKLIEFNNESEFKFGKIKVNFFRQTHSIPDAYGILFKTPNGTIVTTGDFKFDFTPVGDMAEIQKMALMGKNGVDLLLSDSTNSEVPGFTMSEAEVSESINEIFRNTPSRLIIATFASNVSRVQQIIEAAQRSFRKVIIFGRSMENTIDVARKTGIIKARDDLFVKPNVGLKLPPNQILILCTGSQGEPLAALSRIANGSHRQIKIIPNDTVVFSSSPIPGNALSVNHTINQLSKAGANVITNSILNSIHTSGHASQGEQKLMFQLLTPKYFFPVHGEYRMLKAHAKTATEVGIPKENTFILSNGDVLLLHKGEVRLGGRVHSDDIYVDGNDISGLSTKVIRDRVHLANNGLVAIMVSIDSKNNKLLAKPQIISRGFVYMKENVELIRETQKIATDTMNKVLKTKPTFKDIKEALKNQVGPYLYQETHRNPIIVPLIINKK is encoded by the coding sequence ATGAAAAAAAGAAAAAATGATACAGCAATTTATTGTCTTGGTGGTTTAGGTGAAGTTGGTAAAAACTCTTACTGTATCGAACACGAAGATACAATCATATTGGTTGATGCTGGTGTTAAATTTGCTGGTGATAATGCTCTTCCTGGAATTGACTATGTTATACCTGACTATACTTATTTAAAAGAAAATAAAGATAAGTTCAAAGCATTAATTATTACACATGGTCATGAAGATCACATCGGTGGAATTGGCTTTTTAGCACAAATAATGGAATTAGAATATATTTACGCTTCTGGTTTAGCTTGTAATTTAATTAGAAAAAAATTAAATGAAAAGAAAATTAGAAATATCAAACTTATTGAGTTTAATAATGAATCAGAGTTTAAGTTTGGAAAAATTAAAGTTAACTTCTTTAGACAAACTCATTCAATTCCTGATGCATATGGTATTTTGTTCAAGACGCCTAATGGAACTATTGTAACAACTGGTGATTTCAAATTTGATTTTACTCCAGTTGGTGATATGGCTGAAATTCAAAAAATGGCTTTAATGGGAAAAAATGGTGTTGATTTACTTTTATCAGATAGTACTAACTCTGAAGTTCCTGGCTTTACAATGTCAGAGGCTGAAGTTAGTGAATCGATAAACGAAATTTTTAGAAATACCCCTTCGCGATTAATAATTGCAACATTTGCATCGAATGTTTCTCGTGTTCAACAAATTATTGAGGCTGCACAACGCTCTTTTCGTAAAGTAATTATTTTTGGTCGAAGCATGGAAAATACAATTGATGTAGCTAGAAAAACTGGCATTATTAAAGCAAGAGATGATTTATTTGTTAAACCTAATGTTGGATTAAAGTTACCACCTAACCAAATTTTAATTTTATGTACTGGTTCTCAAGGTGAACCACTTGCAGCATTAAGTAGGATTGCTAATGGATCTCATCGCCAAATAAAAATTATACCAAATGATACTGTAGTTTTCTCAAGTTCACCAATACCAGGTAATGCTTTAAGTGTTAACCATACAATAAATCAATTATCAAAAGCTGGAGCTAATGTAATAACCAATTCTATTTTAAATAGTATTCATACATCAGGCCATGCATCTCAAGGTGAACAAAAACTAATGTTTCAATTATTAACACCTAAATATTTCTTCCCAGTTCATGGAGAATATCGCATGCTAAAAGCACATGCTAAAACAGCAACTGAAGTAGGAATACCAAAAGAAAATACTTTTATTCTTTCTAATGGTGATGTTCTACTTTTACATAAAGGTGAAGTAAGATTAGGTGGTCGTGTTCATAGTGATGATATTTATGTTGATGGTAATGATATTAGTGGCCTATCAACAAAAGTAATTAGAGATAGAGTTCATTTAGCTAATAATGGTTTAGTAGCAATTATGGTTTCAATTGACTCTAAAAATAATAAATTACTTGCTAAACCACAAATCATTTCTCGTGGCTTTGTCTACATGAAAGAAAATGTAGAATTGATTAGAGAAACACAAAAAATTGCGACTGATACAATGAATAAGGTATTAAAAACAAAACCAACTTTTAAAGATATTAAAGAAGCATTAAAAAATCAAGTTGGACCTTATTTATATCAAGAAACACATCGAAATCCGATTATTGTTCCTTTAATTATAAATAAGAAATAA
- a CDS encoding putative amino acid racemase (product_source=COG3457; cath_funfam=3.20.20.10; cog=COG3457; ko=KO:K21898; pfam=PF01168; superfamily=51419) codes for MKTPFLEINLKKIENNATKLNNIFKENNMDIVFITKGTSANIDVIKTVKNTGIKYFGDSRMDNIIKVKNEIPDINYTLIRIPKLSEISEMVEYCDCSLQSQLEVIKVTSNYALENNKVHNIILMIDVGDLREGVMVEDVLDTVKEILTYKGVKLVGIGTNVGCYGSIMPSVENTQILVDIKNQIKNELNYDIQFISGGSTCTTDLLFKGILNTEINLMRIGEAIMLGEDSTNDKKLDGFEDDAFIINAEIIELKNKPSFPIGERGKDAFGRVNEYIDYGNIDRAILAIGRQDVVIEALDPLDENINILGGSSDHMILDVTKCNKKYKLGDIISFRCAYSAVLAATTSKYVDIKLK; via the coding sequence ATGAAAACACCTTTTTTAGAAATAAATTTAAAGAAAATTGAGAACAATGCTACAAAATTAAATAATATTTTTAAAGAAAATAATATGGATATTGTTTTTATTACAAAAGGAACATCAGCAAATATAGATGTTATTAAAACAGTAAAAAATACTGGAATAAAATATTTTGGTGATAGTAGAATGGATAATATCATTAAAGTTAAAAATGAAATTCCAGATATTAATTATACATTAATAAGAATTCCTAAATTAAGTGAAATAAGTGAAATGGTTGAATATTGTGATTGTAGTTTACAATCACAATTAGAAGTAATCAAAGTGACATCTAATTATGCCTTAGAAAATAATAAAGTTCATAATATCATTTTAATGATTGATGTTGGTGATTTAAGAGAAGGCGTAATGGTTGAAGATGTTTTAGATACTGTTAAAGAAATATTAACTTATAAAGGAGTTAAGTTAGTTGGAATTGGTACTAATGTTGGTTGCTATGGTAGTATTATGCCAAGTGTTGAAAATACTCAAATTTTAGTAGATATTAAAAATCAAATAAAAAATGAACTTAATTATGATATTCAATTTATCAGTGGTGGTTCAACATGTACAACTGATTTATTATTTAAAGGTATATTAAATACTGAAATTAATTTAATGAGAATTGGCGAAGCGATTATGTTAGGTGAAGATAGCACAAACGATAAAAAACTAGATGGGTTTGAAGATGATGCTTTTATTATAAATGCTGAAATAATTGAATTAAAAAATAAACCATCATTTCCAATAGGAGAACGTGGTAAAGATGCCTTTGGACGTGTTAATGAGTATATTGATTATGGAAATATTGATCGTGCTATTTTAGCAATTGGTCGCCAAGATGTTGTAATTGAAGCATTAGATCCACTTGATGAAAACATTAATATTTTAGGTGGAAGTAGTGATCATATGATTTTAGATGTTACTAAATGTAATAAAAAATATAAATTAGGTGATATTATTTCGTTTAGATGTGCTTATTCAGCCGTTTTAGCAGCAACTACTTCTAAATATGTTGATATTAAATTAAAATAA
- a CDS encoding basic membrane protein A (product_source=KO:K07335; cath_funfam=3.40.50.2300; cleavage_site_network=SignalP-noTM; cog=COG1744; ko=KO:K07335; pfam=PF02608; superfamily=53822) yields MKKFLSLATAFFLVLGLSACGGSSSNTDCTAQAVIVTDKTGVDDRSFNQGAYEGLKKFSEEFGEKGACLANPIQSNTEAEYVSSLTSVAGNENQLVVAAGYTFAEPVAEVAAKFPDQKFLIIDTETKGDNVVSADFAANEGSFLAGVAAAEKAKEAGKNKVGFVGGMEGPVIKGFEVGYVQGVKAVDKNMKVDVKYVGSFDDATVAKTISTQMYNDGAYVIFIAAGGAGNGVINTAKEMVKDQGKDVWVVGVDRDQFEDGKYDGDKSIILTSMVKRADVASYDVAKLVLEGKFEGGKTLKYSLKDGGVGLPDENPNLSENIMKIVNEYKEKIVSGDIKVDTK; encoded by the coding sequence ATGAAAAAATTTTTAAGTTTAGCTACAGCGTTTTTCCTAGTTTTAGGATTGAGTGCTTGTGGTGGTTCAAGTAGTAATACTGATTGCACAGCACAAGCTGTTATCGTAACAGATAAAACGGGTGTAGATGATCGCTCATTCAACCAAGGTGCTTATGAAGGATTAAAAAAATTCTCTGAAGAATTTGGTGAAAAAGGAGCATGTCTTGCTAATCCGATTCAATCAAATACTGAAGCAGAATATGTATCTAGTCTTACATCTGTAGCAGGAAATGAAAATCAATTAGTAGTTGCTGCAGGGTATACATTTGCTGAACCAGTAGCTGAAGTTGCTGCAAAATTCCCAGATCAAAAATTCTTAATTATTGATACTGAGACAAAAGGTGATAATGTTGTATCAGCTGACTTCGCTGCAAATGAAGGTTCATTCTTAGCTGGTGTTGCTGCTGCTGAAAAAGCTAAAGAAGCAGGTAAAAACAAAGTTGGTTTTGTTGGTGGAATGGAAGGACCAGTTATTAAAGGTTTTGAAGTTGGATATGTTCAAGGTGTTAAAGCAGTTGATAAAAACATGAAAGTTGATGTTAAATATGTAGGTAGCTTTGATGATGCAACTGTTGCAAAAACAATTTCAACTCAAATGTATAATGATGGTGCTTATGTAATCTTTATCGCTGCTGGTGGTGCTGGAAACGGTGTTATTAATACAGCAAAAGAAATGGTTAAAGACCAAGGTAAAGATGTATGGGTTGTTGGTGTTGACCGTGATCAATTTGAAGATGGTAAATATGATGGAGATAAATCTATTATCTTAACTTCAATGGTAAAAAGAGCTGATGTTGCTTCATATGATGTAGCTAAATTAGTTTTAGAAGGTAAATTTGAAGGTGGAAAAACTTTAAAATATTCATTAAAAGATGGTGGGGTAGGACTTCCAGATGAAAACCCTAACTTATCAGAAAACATTATGAAAATAGTTAATGAATATAAAGAAAAAATTGTATCTGGCGATATTAAAGTTGATACAAAATAA
- a CDS encoding L-lysine exporter family protein LysE/ArgO (product_source=KO:K06895; cog=COG1279; ko=KO:K06895; pfam=PF01810; superfamily=161098; transmembrane_helix_parts=Inside_1_1,TMhelix_2_24,Outside_25_38,TMhelix_39_61,Inside_62_67,TMhelix_68_89,Outside_90_139,TMhelix_140_162,Inside_163_173,TMhelix_174_196,Outside_197_202): protein MNVFLLGLSVGFAYVAPIGLQNLFVINSSLSQSRFRAYMTALIIIFFDVTLGLFCFYGAGAIMQQSKILRLIILLIGSLVVIYIGYSIFKDKSELDTTVEVDMPWLKLIGTACVVTWFNPQAIIDGSLLLGSSRDYGFTFILGVMSASCIWFLSITTIITFFSNIITNKVLRGINIICGSVIIFYGLKLFVDFVLLAKDMFM, encoded by the coding sequence ATGAATGTTTTTTTACTAGGATTAAGTGTTGGTTTTGCTTATGTAGCACCAATTGGTTTACAAAATTTATTTGTAATTAATTCATCATTATCACAAAGCAGATTTAGAGCATATATGACAGCATTAATTATTATCTTCTTTGATGTTACATTAGGTTTGTTTTGTTTTTATGGTGCAGGGGCGATTATGCAACAATCAAAAATACTTAGATTAATTATTTTATTAATAGGAAGCCTTGTAGTTATCTACATTGGTTATAGTATTTTTAAAGATAAAAGTGAATTAGACACCACAGTTGAAGTAGATATGCCATGGTTAAAACTAATCGGAACAGCATGTGTGGTTACTTGGTTTAATCCACAAGCAATAATTGATGGAAGTTTATTATTAGGCTCTTCAAGAGATTATGGATTTACTTTTATTCTTGGTGTAATGAGTGCATCATGCATTTGGTTTCTTTCAATTACTACAATTATTACCTTTTTCTCTAATATAATCACAAATAAAGTTTTAAGAGGTATTAATATAATATGTGGTAGTGTTATTATTTTTTATGGATTAAAGTTATTTGTTGATTTTGTTTTATTAGCAAAAGATATGTTTATGTAA